A section of the Gloeobacter violaceus PCC 7421 genome encodes:
- a CDS encoding S41 family peptidase: MQDFFRKSVLLTVILSLVGSAAVTAAPKQPVKLRAEYEARLEDSPKAIVDEVWQTVDREFVDPTFNKQNWIAAREQLLGRDYKSKEEAYEAIRNSLKVLGDPYTRFLDPREFQALRDQTSGELVGVGIQLGVSQASKLPVVVKTLEDSPASRSGIQAKDELLAVDGKATAKLEIGEVSRMIRGDRGTQVTLSVLRSGQKMSFTITRAPIELKVVTSSLKEENGRKVGYIRLAEFSEKAPNEMQRAFAKLSEAGVQGWVLDLRGNPGGLLDAATRVASLVLDQGTIVSTVDRAGTQDQLTADRHPVTNLPLVVLVDQGSASASEILAGAIQDNRRGTLVGMKTFGKGVIQQVNALSDGSGVNVTIAHYLTPSGNDIHKKGIQPDVVVAFPEEARKAPIEPATGADIQYQRAVTVLAKLIETKPATNARK, from the coding sequence ATGCAAGATTTCTTTCGAAAGAGTGTCCTGCTCACGGTCATCCTCAGCCTCGTCGGCTCCGCCGCGGTGACGGCCGCCCCCAAGCAGCCCGTCAAGCTGCGCGCCGAGTACGAAGCCAGGCTCGAAGATTCACCCAAGGCGATCGTCGATGAAGTCTGGCAGACGGTGGACCGCGAGTTTGTCGATCCGACCTTCAACAAACAAAACTGGATAGCGGCGCGCGAGCAGTTGCTGGGCCGCGACTACAAAAGCAAAGAAGAAGCCTACGAGGCGATTCGCAATTCCTTGAAGGTGCTGGGCGATCCGTACACCCGCTTTCTCGACCCGCGCGAATTTCAGGCGTTGCGCGATCAGACCAGCGGCGAGCTGGTGGGGGTCGGCATCCAACTGGGGGTCTCCCAGGCGAGCAAACTGCCGGTGGTGGTCAAAACCCTCGAAGATAGCCCCGCCAGCCGCTCGGGCATCCAGGCCAAAGACGAGTTGCTCGCCGTCGACGGCAAAGCGACCGCCAAGCTCGAAATCGGTGAGGTCTCCCGGATGATCCGCGGCGATCGCGGCACCCAGGTGACGCTGTCGGTGCTGCGCTCGGGGCAGAAGATGAGTTTTACGATCACCCGTGCTCCGATCGAGCTGAAGGTGGTCACCAGCTCCCTCAAAGAAGAAAATGGCCGCAAAGTAGGCTACATCCGCCTTGCGGAATTTTCTGAAAAGGCTCCCAACGAGATGCAGCGGGCCTTTGCCAAGCTGAGCGAAGCAGGGGTGCAAGGCTGGGTACTCGACCTGCGCGGCAACCCCGGTGGCCTGCTCGATGCCGCCACCCGCGTGGCCAGCCTGGTGCTCGATCAAGGCACGATCGTCTCGACGGTCGATCGCGCCGGCACCCAGGATCAACTGACCGCCGACCGCCATCCGGTGACCAACCTGCCCCTGGTGGTGCTGGTCGATCAAGGTTCGGCCTCGGCCAGCGAGATTCTCGCCGGCGCCATCCAGGACAACCGGCGCGGCACCCTGGTGGGCATGAAGACCTTCGGCAAAGGGGTCATCCAGCAGGTGAACGCCCTCTCCGACGGTTCCGGGGTAAACGTCACCATCGCCCACTACCTGACCCCCTCCGGCAACGACATCCACAAAAAGGGCATCCAGCCCGATGTGGTCGTGGCCTTTCCGGAGGAGGCGCGCAAGGCTCCCATCGAGCCTGCCACCGGCGCCGACATCCAGTACCAGCGCGCTGTGACGGTGCTGGCCAAGCTCATCGAGACCAAGCCGGCCACCAACGCCCGCAAGTAA